One window from the genome of Moorena sp. SIOASIH encodes:
- a CDS encoding site-2 protease family protein: MELWLLPFILLAVITYFVIQRSVASLTQTPVWLLWLVMMAPPVVWIGWTLFNGENTPIPPALLLGPFVICLPLYWLLIQWGRPAPNSTMTKENPTKTTTSDPVAKISSATEKSSLRPITKEEETELRNCFPWGIYYLQNIEYRPQVVLCRGKLRTNPEQAYRTVRSNIEAEFGDRFFVVFQESFSGKPFFALVPNTKKSTKPYRGSESLTRPGLALGLMLITLFTTTWMGTQIAGVSENPLTDPALLLQGLPYALALMAILSIHELGHYFAAMVYKVRTTLPYFIPIPFLFLGTLGAFIHIRSPVPNRKALFDIGIAGPLVGLVVTLPILMWGLAHSTVVPLSDSSGILNLESLNPRFSLLLSLLSKWALGSEFVSNTAINLHPVAVAGYVGLVVTAFNLMPVGQLDGGHIVHAMLGQRTGMTIGQITRLLMMLLVFIQPELLLWAIILLFMPVADEPALNDVSELDNWRDLCGILALLILVSIILPVPGTITKLLTI; encoded by the coding sequence ATGGAACTCTGGCTACTCCCATTTATTTTACTCGCTGTGATCACCTACTTCGTTATCCAGCGCAGCGTTGCCAGCCTCACTCAGACACCAGTCTGGTTACTGTGGCTGGTGATGATGGCTCCACCAGTAGTTTGGATTGGTTGGACTCTGTTCAATGGTGAGAACACACCAATACCACCAGCCCTATTGCTCGGTCCATTTGTCATTTGCTTGCCGTTGTACTGGCTGCTGATTCAGTGGGGACGCCCAGCTCCCAATTCAACAATGACCAAAGAGAATCCGACTAAAACAACTACCTCAGACCCGGTCGCCAAAATTTCATCGGCAACTGAAAAGTCAAGCCTTCGTCCCATCACTAAAGAAGAAGAAACAGAGCTGAGAAATTGTTTTCCCTGGGGAATCTACTATCTCCAAAATATTGAGTACCGACCTCAAGTAGTGTTGTGTCGCGGCAAACTCCGCACTAACCCAGAGCAAGCCTACCGTACCGTGCGGTCAAATATAGAAGCCGAGTTTGGCGATCGCTTCTTCGTAGTCTTTCAAGAAAGCTTTAGCGGCAAACCCTTTTTTGCTCTAGTGCCCAATACCAAAAAATCAACCAAACCTTACAGGGGGTCTGAATCATTAACGCGACCTGGTTTAGCATTGGGTCTGATGCTCATTACCTTGTTTACCACCACCTGGATGGGCACTCAGATAGCTGGAGTGTCAGAAAATCCCCTTACTGACCCAGCGCTTTTACTGCAAGGACTGCCCTATGCCCTGGCCTTAATGGCAATTCTCAGCATTCATGAACTTGGCCATTATTTCGCCGCAATGGTTTACAAGGTGCGTACAACTCTGCCTTACTTTATCCCCATACCCTTTTTATTCTTGGGAACATTGGGAGCATTTATTCATATACGCTCTCCTGTTCCTAACCGTAAAGCCTTATTTGATATAGGCATTGCTGGTCCACTAGTTGGCTTAGTGGTTACCCTACCAATCCTAATGTGGGGATTAGCCCATTCCACTGTAGTGCCTTTGTCTGACTCTTCAGGAATCTTGAACCTAGAATCCCTCAATCCCCGATTTTCCCTTTTGCTAAGCTTACTAAGTAAATGGGCATTGGGCAGTGAATTTGTCTCGAACACCGCAATTAACCTTCATCCTGTGGCAGTCGCTGGTTATGTCGGTTTAGTTGTTACTGCTTTCAATTTAATGCCAGTGGGACAACTGGATGGTGGACATATCGTCCATGCGATGTTGGGTCAAAGAACTGGTATGACCATTGGCCAGATTACCCGGCTGTTAATGATGCTCCTAGTATTTATCCAGCCAGAATTACTCCTGTGGGCAATTATTCTTTTATTCATGCCAGTGGCAGATGAACCAGCCCTTAATGATGTTTCAGAACTTGACAACTGGCGAGATTTGTGTGGAATTCTAGCATTGTTGATTTTAGTCAGTATTATTCTGCCAGTACCAGGAACAATCACTAAGTTGTTAACTATTTAG
- the trmFO gene encoding FADH(2)-oxidizing methylenetetrahydrofolate--tRNA-(uracil(54)-C(5))-methyltransferase TrmFO: MTNDKQKVNVIGGGLAGTEAAWQIAQAGVPVVLHEMRPVRLSPAHHTVELAELVCSNSFGAKSSDRAAGLLHEELRRLGSIIIGKADQHAVPAGGALAVDRAVFSRELTETLASHPLIELQREEVPQIPTTGVVVLTTGPLTSPALAEDLQQFTGLEYFSFFDAASPIVVGESINRDIAFMASRYDKGEAAYLNCPMNREQYRHFWEELCAAQKAELKDFEQETAKFFEGCLPIEEMARRGEDTMRYGPLKPVGLFDARKGDFRAPENQHHRPYAVVQLRQEDKAGQLWNMVGFQTNLRWGEQKRVFRLIPGLEEAEFVRMGVMHRNTFLNAPELLQPTLQFKKRSTLLAAGQLVGTESYTAAAAGGWLAGTNAARLVLGLELVTMPPTTMMGALFEFISSASPKHFQPMPPNFGILPELPVRIKNKRERYGAYRDRALADLDGWLSRLRVSAA; this comes from the coding sequence ATGACTAATGACAAACAAAAAGTAAATGTTATCGGTGGTGGATTAGCCGGTACAGAAGCTGCTTGGCAAATTGCTCAGGCTGGAGTACCAGTGGTGTTGCACGAAATGCGACCAGTGCGACTATCCCCGGCTCATCATACGGTCGAATTGGCAGAATTAGTATGTAGCAATTCCTTTGGTGCTAAGTCAAGCGATCGCGCTGCGGGTTTGTTGCACGAAGAATTGAGACGCCTTGGTTCAATTATTATTGGCAAAGCTGATCAACATGCTGTTCCAGCTGGGGGTGCCTTAGCTGTAGACCGAGCAGTATTTAGTCGGGAATTGACGGAAACTTTAGCTAGTCATCCCCTGATCGAGTTGCAGCGGGAGGAAGTTCCGCAAATTCCTACCACAGGGGTGGTGGTACTTACAACCGGTCCGTTGACTAGTCCTGCTTTAGCTGAAGACCTGCAACAGTTCACTGGTTTAGAATACTTTAGTTTTTTTGATGCCGCATCACCGATTGTAGTGGGGGAATCCATCAATCGTGATATTGCCTTTATGGCATCCCGGTATGACAAAGGAGAAGCTGCTTATCTTAATTGTCCCATGAATCGGGAGCAGTATCGTCACTTCTGGGAGGAACTGTGTGCAGCTCAAAAGGCGGAATTGAAAGACTTTGAGCAAGAAACTGCTAAGTTTTTTGAAGGGTGTCTACCGATTGAGGAGATGGCTCGTCGGGGGGAAGATACTATGCGTTATGGTCCTCTTAAGCCAGTGGGACTGTTTGATGCCCGTAAGGGAGACTTCCGTGCCCCAGAGAATCAGCACCACCGTCCTTATGCTGTGGTACAGCTGCGACAGGAAGATAAAGCAGGTCAGCTGTGGAATATGGTGGGATTCCAAACTAATTTGCGCTGGGGTGAGCAAAAACGGGTATTTCGACTGATTCCGGGTTTGGAAGAAGCAGAGTTTGTGCGCATGGGGGTGATGCATCGGAACACGTTTCTGAATGCTCCTGAGTTATTGCAACCAACCCTACAGTTCAAAAAACGGTCTACTTTGTTGGCAGCTGGTCAATTGGTAGGAACAGAAAGTTATACAGCAGCAGCTGCGGGAGGGTGGCTGGCTGGTACCAATGCGGCGCGACTGGTATTGGGATTGGAACTAGTAACGATGCCACCAACTACGATGATGGGAGCGTTGTTTGAGTTTATCAGTTCCGCATCACCCAAGCATTTTCAGCCTATGCCACCAAATTTTGGCATTTTGCCCGAATTGCCAGTGCGGATAAAGAATAAGCGAGAACGATATGGAGCATATCGCGATCGCGCTTTGGCAGATCTTGATGGTTGGTTGAGTAGGCTGCGCGTATCAGCAGCTTAA
- a CDS encoding RNA-guided endonuclease TnpB family protein gives MMLRAFKTKLKLNNKQKTLMAQHAGYSRWIWNWALRIWNEADKEGIKLSTNKLKKFYTNHVKPQYPWQSTLSSRVYQFAFMYLGEAFKRFFQGTSQHPKFKKKGRNDSFTLDNCGRIMEFSGTRLKLPFIGWVSTYEPLPEIQTKRVTITRVAASSWYLSVAYEFEPEQTVKSREYLGVDVGVKVLATCSDGTVFENPRAYKKAKKKLARLQRELSRRKIGSKNRYKTQLKLAKAHQRVANIRKDAIHKLTSWLGKNHAVIGLEDLKVSGLLKNHKLAGAIADSAFYEIRRQLEYKSEWYSSELVFADRFYPSTKTCSSCGHVQQMPLKERVFDCEACDYIADRDLNASLNLERLAEGFSVIACVSK, from the coding sequence ATTATGCTCAGAGCCTTCAAAACCAAGTTAAAATTGAATAACAAACAGAAAACCTTGATGGCTCAACACGCCGGTTATTCAAGATGGATTTGGAATTGGGCGCTCCGGATTTGGAACGAGGCTGATAAAGAGGGCATAAAACTTTCGACTAACAAGCTCAAAAAATTCTACACCAATCATGTTAAGCCTCAATATCCGTGGCAATCTACTCTAAGTTCAAGGGTTTATCAATTCGCCTTTATGTACTTAGGGGAAGCGTTCAAACGATTTTTTCAAGGTACGTCTCAACACCCTAAGTTCAAGAAAAAAGGTAGAAATGATAGCTTTACTCTTGATAACTGCGGCCGGATAATGGAGTTTTCAGGAACTCGATTAAAACTTCCCTTTATTGGATGGGTCAGTACATACGAACCTTTACCGGAAATCCAGACTAAGAGAGTCACAATCACTCGAGTAGCTGCTTCTTCTTGGTATCTGTCTGTAGCCTACGAGTTTGAACCTGAACAAACCGTAAAATCTAGAGAATATCTGGGTGTTGATGTTGGGGTTAAAGTTCTTGCCACTTGTTCAGATGGAACGGTTTTTGAAAACCCAAGAGCTTATAAAAAAGCTAAGAAAAAATTAGCTCGACTTCAACGAGAATTATCTAGAAGAAAGATCGGTTCTAAAAACAGATATAAAACTCAACTGAAGCTAGCAAAAGCTCATCAAAGGGTCGCTAACATCCGGAAAGATGCAATCCATAAACTAACCTCCTGGCTAGGCAAGAACCACGCAGTCATTGGGTTAGAAGATTTGAAGGTTTCCGGCCTGTTGAAAAACCACAAGCTGGCGGGTGCAATCGCTGATTCTGCATTCTATGAGATTCGTCGTCAACTCGAATATAAATCCGAGTGGTACAGTTCAGAATTAGTGTTTGCAGATAGGTTCTATCCATCAACTAAAACCTGTTCAAGCTGTGGCCATGTTCAACAAATGCCACTCAAAGAACGAGTTTTTGACTGTGAGGCTTGCGATTACATCGCTGATCGTGATCTCAACGCAAGTCTCAATTTAGAACGCTTAGCCGAGGGCTTCTCGGTGATCGCCTGTGTTAGTAAGTAG
- a CDS encoding M23 family metallopeptidase, with translation MNFITTLYVVLYQFYRAVCLACVLWLLIVTIPGSTSPSPNPGVVNPEVVNPGAVDTLQQIQQHIQQQRSTIIKESDRISNVEQSAQKKLGVIELNLKSTDTANQDYNGQIQLANQHLDQLQEDLAIAERSYYQKRAAIIARLRFLQRQPNAEVGSNILLKSQDINEFMARRRRLKLVYQTDQKILTSLKAEADSINQRKTEIEAQKNRVSLLKQQLLAKKKQFQAQLKTQQQLIERLNSNRQALEASQAQLAEDSKNLVILIQREIARQNKIAAARKARLRKTVIFNTGQLLYPSNGSITSSFGWRRHPILGTSRFHSGIDFGASYGSTIRAADSGTVIFAGWYGGYGNTVIIDHGDSIATLYGHASRLLVSKGESVKRGNAIATVGSTGFSTGPHLHFEVRKNGEPVDPASYL, from the coding sequence GTGAACTTCATTACGACGCTTTATGTCGTTTTGTATCAGTTTTACAGAGCAGTTTGTCTAGCCTGTGTGCTTTGGCTGCTAATCGTCACAATTCCAGGGAGTACTTCTCCCTCACCCAACCCAGGAGTAGTAAACCCAGAAGTAGTAAACCCAGGAGCAGTAGATACCCTGCAACAAATACAGCAACATATTCAGCAGCAGCGGTCTACTATTATTAAGGAAAGCGATCGCATATCTAATGTGGAGCAATCTGCCCAGAAGAAGCTGGGTGTGATTGAGCTTAATCTCAAGTCCACTGATACGGCTAACCAGGATTACAATGGCCAAATCCAACTGGCTAACCAGCATCTAGACCAGTTGCAGGAGGATTTAGCAATTGCCGAGAGAAGCTATTACCAAAAGCGGGCTGCAATCATTGCTCGACTGCGTTTTTTACAGCGCCAGCCCAATGCTGAAGTTGGCTCGAATATCCTCCTCAAGAGTCAAGATATCAACGAATTTATGGCTCGACGCCGCCGATTGAAGTTAGTCTATCAAACAGACCAGAAAATCTTAACTAGTTTAAAAGCTGAAGCCGACAGCATTAACCAACGCAAAACCGAGATAGAGGCTCAGAAAAACCGAGTTTCCCTACTTAAACAACAACTCCTAGCCAAAAAGAAGCAGTTTCAAGCTCAGCTGAAGACACAGCAACAACTGATTGAGCGACTTAACTCTAACCGACAAGCTTTAGAAGCATCCCAAGCCCAGTTAGCAGAAGATTCTAAAAATCTTGTCATCTTGATTCAACGAGAGATTGCCCGTCAAAACAAGATTGCGGCAGCTAGGAAGGCAAGGCTTCGCAAAACGGTTATTTTTAATACTGGTCAGCTGCTTTATCCCAGTAATGGCTCCATTACCAGCAGTTTTGGTTGGCGACGTCACCCAATTCTAGGTACATCTCGGTTCCATTCTGGGATTGACTTTGGGGCTAGTTATGGCAGTACTATTCGAGCAGCAGATAGCGGTACAGTAATTTTTGCCGGTTGGTATGGTGGTTATGGCAATACAGTAATTATTGACCATGGCGACAGTATTGCTACCCTATATGGTCATGCCAGTAGACTATTGGTGAGTAAGGGAGAATCGGTCAAACGAGGAAATGCGATCGCAACCGTTGGGTCTACGGGTTTCTCTACCGGTCCCCACCTCCATTTTGAGGTTCGTAAGAACGGTGAACCTGTCGATCCGGCAAGTTATCTCTAG
- a CDS encoding sigma 54-interacting transcriptional regulator — translation MTLPDLVTWLKERTGLSILTQEVLQNLAPKLEKQIVPANQTLVLANTPPAGLYILRSGRIESNPEDWQAVGLLPGEVINLQALLLNKPVEQTLITLNECQFWFVSASEFRALVEHYPEITEAFSQQLAEEVEELSAQLAYEQERQTILRPYLVSKAKRGIIGKSRYGVRLRSQVKQAAENRESVIIFGEPGLEKDNIAALIHFSSPYRREAMIKVDCSKLQARGAELFGRAGGKPGLIEALGQGTLLLNNIQELPPELIPPIANLLKTNTYTPVTRSQDSTDVAANVSTSQARIIMIAERKLPDIDSVAGQLIKVPPLRVRKADIGDLVNYYISIISRAKCINKNRITPEALRRLQAYDFPNNLKELYNLVERAIVQLEGCSELTEEIIWPSQSKKKKFRLNLLNAYPGLRRFLRSPWWPDRINYGFTLTAFAIIVAILFIGPQNRQENFALNLFWAWWWPLVLIGFPFVGRLWCAVCPFMIYGEVTQKLSLWLFPRKLKRWPREQAQKWGGWFLFGLFFLILLWEELWDLENTAYLSACLLLLITAGAMICSAIFERRFWCRYLCPIGGMNGMFAKLAITELRAQQGICSAECSTYQCYKGGPEKGEGMETDGCPLYSHPAQLEDNRDCVLCMTCLKACPHRSVEVNLRPPGIELWTTHVPRSYEVALLLLLLGAVFLHRLPELQENLGLGWDLSQFWTHGWLSVIVLILPAIVPLLAQGIMVGFYQVKETRKPNSFVKLAYGYLPLVLAGNLAHYWRLGLGEGGRILPVMFATFGLSGDGLPVLVAHPAVIAFLQGTTLIAGVLLSLLLTQKIGRQPFSLLLPHHVSTLVLGISLWWIIVG, via the coding sequence ATGACCCTTCCAGACTTAGTCACGTGGCTAAAAGAACGAACTGGTCTGAGTATTTTAACTCAGGAGGTGTTACAGAATCTAGCACCTAAGCTGGAAAAGCAGATTGTGCCAGCAAACCAAACCTTAGTGCTAGCCAACACCCCTCCCGCAGGATTATATATTCTCCGCTCAGGTCGGATCGAAAGCAATCCTGAGGATTGGCAAGCTGTGGGTTTACTCCCTGGCGAAGTGATTAATCTACAAGCTTTATTATTGAACAAACCTGTTGAGCAAACCTTAATTACCCTCAACGAATGTCAGTTTTGGTTTGTCAGTGCTTCCGAATTTAGAGCACTCGTGGAACACTATCCAGAAATTACCGAGGCTTTCTCCCAACAACTGGCTGAAGAAGTAGAAGAGTTATCCGCTCAGCTAGCCTATGAACAAGAGCGTCAAACTATCTTACGACCGTATCTGGTTAGTAAAGCCAAACGGGGGATTATTGGGAAAAGTCGCTATGGGGTGCGACTGCGATCGCAAGTTAAACAAGCAGCGGAAAACCGCGAATCGGTGATAATCTTCGGAGAACCTGGACTAGAAAAAGATAACATAGCAGCCTTGATTCATTTTAGTTCTCCCTATCGGCGAGAAGCCATGATTAAAGTGGATTGCTCTAAATTACAAGCCAGGGGAGCAGAATTATTTGGTCGTGCCGGGGGAAAACCTGGGTTAATTGAAGCCTTAGGTCAAGGAACTTTACTATTAAATAATATTCAAGAACTTCCTCCAGAACTGATTCCACCAATCGCTAATTTACTTAAAACCAATACCTATACTCCAGTCACCCGTTCCCAAGACAGTACAGATGTTGCAGCCAACGTCTCTACCAGTCAGGCTCGGATTATCATGATTGCCGAGAGAAAACTGCCAGACATTGATTCGGTGGCAGGACAATTGATTAAAGTGCCACCACTACGGGTACGAAAAGCCGACATTGGTGACCTAGTCAACTACTATATTAGTATCATCTCTCGTGCTAAATGTATTAATAAAAACCGGATCACTCCCGAAGCATTACGGCGATTACAGGCTTATGATTTTCCCAATAATCTCAAAGAATTATACAATTTAGTTGAACGAGCCATTGTACAGCTAGAAGGATGTTCAGAACTAACTGAAGAAATTATATGGCCCTCCCAAAGTAAGAAAAAGAAATTTCGTCTCAATCTCTTAAATGCTTATCCAGGATTACGCCGCTTTCTCCGCAGCCCTTGGTGGCCAGACCGGATTAATTATGGCTTTACCTTAACTGCTTTTGCGATTATTGTTGCTATTTTATTTATCGGACCCCAGAATCGTCAAGAAAACTTTGCTCTTAATTTATTCTGGGCGTGGTGGTGGCCCTTAGTATTGATTGGTTTTCCCTTTGTGGGTAGGTTATGGTGTGCAGTTTGTCCATTCATGATTTATGGGGAAGTTACTCAGAAATTATCCCTGTGGCTATTTCCCCGTAAGTTAAAACGTTGGCCCCGAGAACAGGCTCAAAAGTGGGGGGGTTGGTTTTTGTTTGGTTTATTCTTCTTGATTTTATTGTGGGAAGAATTGTGGGATTTGGAAAATACTGCTTATCTTTCCGCTTGTCTGCTGTTATTAATTACAGCAGGTGCGATGATATGTTCCGCAATTTTCGAGCGACGCTTCTGGTGCCGCTATTTATGTCCCATTGGCGGCATGAATGGCATGTTCGCTAAACTAGCGATAACGGAATTACGAGCACAACAAGGGATATGTTCAGCGGAATGTAGTACCTATCAATGTTATAAAGGTGGCCCAGAAAAAGGGGAGGGAATGGAAACGGATGGTTGTCCTTTGTACTCTCACCCAGCACAATTGGAAGATAACCGGGATTGTGTGTTGTGCATGACCTGTTTGAAAGCCTGTCCCCATCGTTCAGTAGAAGTGAATTTACGTCCTCCAGGCATTGAATTGTGGACTACCCATGTGCCTCGCAGTTATGAGGTAGCCTTGTTATTGTTATTATTAGGAGCAGTGTTTTTGCACCGTTTACCAGAGTTACAAGAAAACCTGGGGTTAGGGTGGGATTTGAGTCAGTTTTGGACTCATGGTTGGCTCTCGGTAATAGTGTTGATTTTACCAGCAATTGTGCCACTATTGGCTCAAGGAATAATGGTAGGATTTTATCAGGTAAAAGAAACTCGTAAGCCGAATTCTTTTGTGAAATTAGCTTATGGATATTTACCTTTAGTGTTAGCTGGTAATTTGGCTCATTATTGGCGGCTTGGTTTAGGAGAAGGGGGAAGGATTTTACCGGTAATGTTTGCCACCTTTGGATTGAGTGGTGACGGATTACCTGTGTTGGTGGCTCATCCAGCAGTAATTGCGTTCTTGCAGGGAACTACGTTAATTGCTGGAGTGCTTTTATCCCTGTTATTGACCCAGAAGATAGGGCGTCAACCGTTTAGTTTGTTATTACCACACCATGTTAGTACCCTAGTTTTAGGGATTAGTTTGTGGTGGATTATTGTTGGGTAA
- a CDS encoding Uma2 family endonuclease, protein MSVFTQSRGKNFEQPLAVPTEPVWRFRVEQYHQMIRWGILGEDDPVELLEGWLIPKMPKNPPHRASTKLTRNALEAIIPNGWYVDAQEPITLETITLDNSEPESDIVIVKGDTRDYLDRHPGASDLALVVEIADSTLERDRTLKKRIYARAGISVYWIVNLIDKQLEVYTQPIDLATTPTYQQRQDYKLSEQVSVLDAVAHGGNPQDRAASLLIDGSPIGSLTVQDLLP, encoded by the coding sequence GTGTCTGTCTTTACTCAATCGAGGGGAAAAAACTTTGAACAGCCTTTAGCTGTACCAACTGAACCGGTCTGGCGCTTTAGGGTTGAACAATACCATCAGATGATTCGCTGGGGTATCCTGGGCGAAGATGACCCAGTGGAACTGCTGGAAGGGTGGCTAATTCCTAAAATGCCGAAAAATCCACCACATCGTGCCTCTACTAAACTGACTCGGAATGCACTGGAAGCGATTATTCCAAACGGATGGTACGTAGATGCACAAGAACCAATTACTTTAGAAACAATTACTTTAGACAATAGTGAGCCAGAATCGGATATCGTGATTGTTAAAGGCGATACTCGCGATTATCTTGACCGCCATCCTGGTGCGTCAGACCTAGCTTTAGTGGTTGAAATTGCTGACTCCACCCTAGAACGAGACCGAACCTTAAAGAAACGCATCTATGCTCGTGCAGGTATTTCAGTTTATTGGATTGTCAATCTGATCGACAAGCAACTCGAAGTTTATACCCAACCGATTGATCTAGCTACAACGCCAACCTATCAGCAACGTCAAGATTACAAACTGTCGGAACAAGTGTCTGTTCTTGATGCAGTCGCTCATGGGGGAAACCCCCAAGACCGCGCTGCATCGCTTTTAATCGATGGCTCTCCTATTGGTTCCTTGACTGTGCAAGACCTGTTACCGTGA
- a CDS encoding Uma2 family endonuclease — protein sequence MPQLKTKTLLTLEEFLAMPSTDVTYELVEGVAVPKMSPKRFHARVTGALYTLLDQWCQEKGEVNPEWAIVLQRHGQDWVPVPDLIYISVQRLPSEVIEDEACPVPPELAIEIISPGQTFGQLAEKATDYLEAGVLRVWVVDPQARSITVFYPDAPPRTYTKAALITDSLFEGLELTPQQVFGKARLPQKG from the coding sequence ATGCCACAACTCAAAACTAAAACTCTACTGACCCTGGAAGAATTTCTGGCAATGCCTTCAACCGATGTAACCTATGAATTAGTTGAGGGGGTTGCAGTACCGAAAATGTCTCCTAAACGTTTTCATGCTAGGGTAACTGGTGCTTTATATACACTTTTGGATCAGTGGTGTCAGGAAAAGGGTGAAGTCAATCCAGAATGGGCAATAGTCTTGCAACGTCACGGTCAAGACTGGGTACCTGTGCCTGATTTAATCTACATTTCTGTTCAACGTCTGCCCTCAGAAGTGATAGAAGATGAGGCTTGTCCAGTACCTCCAGAGTTAGCCATTGAAATTATCTCACCGGGACAAACTTTTGGGCAATTAGCCGAGAAAGCAACCGATTATTTAGAAGCGGGAGTCTTGCGAGTTTGGGTTGTTGATCCTCAGGCGAGAAGTATCACAGTTTTCTATCCAGATGCGCCACCACGGACTTATACCAAAGCTGCGCTAATAACTGATTCCCTGTTTGAAGGGTTAGAACTTACTCCCCAGCAAGTGTTTGGGAAAGCGAGGTTACCTCAGAAGGGTTAA